A section of the Candidatus Methylomirabilota bacterium genome encodes:
- a CDS encoding ABC transporter permease, with translation MTRYLIRRVGQTVVLLLVVSLVVFALVTRAPGGPGILLDRNMGPSEIAQMRALLGLDQPLHVQYVRWLGQVLRGNLGVSYQAGIPVLEIIGQMLPNTLVLSAAALILSLAVAIPAGVISAARPYSATDHAVTLLALFGISIPTFWLGLMLIVLFSIVLGWLPPGGMQTIGAPSSVLDLVRHLVLPAVVLGTANMALFARYTRSSTLAVLRQDYVRTARAKGLTEGAVLYRHALRNALLTIVTVVGLQLPRLVAGAAITETVFAWPGMGSLAVRAAFERDYPMIMGITLVISAVVAASSLLVDLLYGYVDPRIRYD, from the coding sequence GTGACACGCTATCTGATCCGCCGGGTCGGGCAGACGGTGGTCCTGCTCCTGGTGGTGAGCCTCGTCGTCTTCGCTCTCGTCACCCGGGCGCCCGGCGGTCCCGGGATCCTCCTCGACCGCAACATGGGGCCGAGCGAGATCGCCCAGATGCGTGCCCTCCTCGGCCTCGACCAGCCGCTCCACGTCCAGTACGTCCGCTGGCTCGGCCAGGTCCTCCGCGGCAACCTCGGCGTCTCCTACCAGGCCGGCATACCGGTCCTCGAGATCATCGGCCAGATGCTCCCCAACACCCTCGTGCTGTCGGCCGCCGCGCTGATCCTGTCGCTCGCGGTCGCGATCCCCGCCGGGGTGATCTCGGCGGCGCGGCCCTATTCGGCGACCGACCACGCCGTCACGCTCCTGGCCCTGTTCGGGATCTCGATACCGACCTTCTGGCTCGGGCTCATGCTCATCGTCCTCTTCTCCATCGTCCTCGGCTGGCTCCCGCCTGGCGGCATGCAGACCATCGGCGCCCCGTCGTCGGTCCTCGACCTCGTCCGGCACCTCGTCTTGCCGGCCGTCGTGCTGGGGACCGCCAACATGGCGCTCTTCGCCCGCTACACGCGCTCCTCCACGCTGGCGGTCCTCCGCCAGGACTATGTCCGCACCGCCCGCGCCAAGGGGCTGACCGAGGGCGCCGTCCTCTACCGCCACGCCCTCCGGAACGCGCTCCTCACCATCGTCACCGTGGTCGGCCTCCAGCTCCCCCGGCTGGTGGCCGGCGCCGCCATCACCGAGACCGTCTTCGCCTGGCCGGGGATGGGGAGCCTGGCCGTGCGCGCGGCTTTCGAGCGCGACTATCCGATGATCATGGGGATCACCCTGGTCATCTCGGCCGTCGTGGCGGCCTCGAGCCTCCTGGTCGATCTCCTCTATGGCTACGTCGATCCGCGCATCCGCTACGATTGA
- a CDS encoding ABC transporter permease: MATSIRASATIDLPVALPVRAPASRTLARFGRHRLAVAALGVLILVHALVLLAPWLAPYSPETVSLLERLQPPTRAHWLGTDEYGRDVLTRLLYGGRVSLAVALASMAASLVLGVAVGAIGGYAGGPTDAVLMRITDAMLAIPLFFIALMALAMLGATLVNLVLVIALSSWMTVARAVRAEVLRTRELEFTLAARAIGCSRLRVLARHVVPQSIPTVTVAATLGVAFVVLLESSLSFLGLGVQPPAASWGNMLSGARGYLRTVPGLAVMPGVLIFVTVLCYNWFGDGLRDAIDPTLAQR; this comes from the coding sequence ATGGCTACGTCGATCCGCGCATCCGCTACGATTGACCTCCCGGTCGCGCTCCCCGTCAGGGCCCCGGCCAGCCGGACGCTCGCCCGCTTCGGGCGCCACCGGCTGGCGGTAGCCGCCCTCGGCGTGCTGATTCTCGTGCATGCGCTCGTGCTGCTGGCGCCCTGGCTCGCGCCCTACAGCCCCGAGACCGTGTCCCTTCTGGAGCGGCTCCAGCCCCCGACCCGGGCGCACTGGCTCGGCACCGACGAGTACGGCCGGGACGTCCTGACCCGACTCCTCTATGGCGGGCGGGTGTCGCTGGCCGTCGCGCTCGCCTCGATGGCGGCGTCGCTCGTCCTCGGGGTGGCGGTGGGGGCGATCGGAGGGTACGCCGGCGGGCCGACCGACGCGGTTCTGATGCGGATCACGGACGCCATGCTGGCGATTCCCCTCTTCTTCATCGCGTTGATGGCGCTCGCGATGCTGGGCGCCACGCTCGTGAACCTGGTGCTCGTGATCGCGCTGTCGTCGTGGATGACGGTGGCGCGGGCGGTGCGGGCCGAGGTGCTGCGGACGCGCGAGCTGGAGTTCACGCTGGCGGCCCGGGCGATCGGATGTAGCCGCCTGCGGGTCCTCGCGCGGCACGTGGTGCCGCAGTCGATCCCGACCGTCACGGTCGCGGCGACGCTCGGCGTCGCGTTCGTGGTCCTGCTGGAGTCGTCGCTCTCGTTCCTGGGCCTCGGGGTCCAGCCGCCGGCGGCGTCGTGGGGCAACATGCTGAGCGGCGCCCGCGGGTACCTCCGCACGGTGCCGGGCCTCGCGGTGATGCCGGGCGTCCTGATCTTCGTCACGGTGCTCTGCTACAACTGGTTCGGCGACGGGCTGCGGGACGCGATCGACCCGACGCTGGCCCAACGCTGA
- a CDS encoding polysaccharide deacetylase, producing the protein MRYAWPKGKRSAVVLSFDFDAESGFLFRQPEKARRSLADLEERRFGPRVGVDRILRLLDRVKLRASFFIPGWTVENHLAESKRIRDAGHEIGAHGNVHEAVDGMEREPEEAIMRAQLAILKDHLGVRPAGYRSPSWDVNVWTPDILKAHGFLYDTSLMGNDVPYEIDTAHGPLVEVPVQWLLDDAPLFRHVYGATNAIADPARVFTLWSREFAGMHAESGCFVLTCHPFIIGRASRIAMLEELVRYMRRSSGVWFTTCEEVARWHSAQPATLPRAPAPGRTPRPRASAGRARPAR; encoded by the coding sequence ATGCGCTACGCGTGGCCGAAGGGCAAGCGGTCGGCCGTCGTGCTCTCGTTCGACTTCGACGCCGAATCGGGGTTTCTCTTCCGTCAGCCGGAGAAGGCGCGACGGAGCCTGGCGGACCTCGAGGAGCGCCGGTTCGGGCCCCGGGTCGGGGTTGACCGGATCCTGAGGCTGCTCGATCGGGTGAAGCTCCGCGCGAGCTTCTTCATCCCCGGCTGGACCGTCGAGAATCACCTGGCCGAGTCGAAGCGCATCCGCGACGCCGGCCACGAGATCGGCGCCCACGGGAACGTCCACGAGGCCGTCGACGGGATGGAGCGCGAGCCGGAGGAGGCCATCATGCGGGCCCAGCTGGCGATCCTCAAGGACCACCTCGGCGTCCGCCCGGCCGGCTACCGCTCCCCGTCGTGGGACGTCAACGTGTGGACCCCGGACATCTTGAAGGCCCACGGGTTCCTCTACGACACGTCCCTCATGGGCAACGACGTGCCCTACGAGATCGACACCGCTCACGGGCCGCTCGTCGAGGTGCCGGTCCAGTGGCTGCTCGACGATGCCCCGCTCTTCCGCCACGTCTACGGGGCCACCAACGCGATCGCCGACCCGGCTCGCGTCTTCACGCTCTGGAGCCGCGAGTTCGCCGGGATGCACGCCGAGAGCGGCTGCTTCGTGTTGACGTGCCACCCGTTCATCATCGGCCGCGCCTCCCGCATCGCCATGCTCGAAGAGCTCGTCCGCTACATGCGCCGATCCTCGGGCGTGTGGTTCACCACCTGCGAGGAGGTGGCCCGCTGGCACTCCGCGCAGCCGGCGACCCTGCCCCGGGCGCCGGCTCCGGGCCGAACGCCGCGCCCGCGGGCGTCGGCCGGCCGCGCGCGCCCGGCACGATAG
- the rpsU gene encoding 30S ribosomal protein S21, which translates to MKIEVFDNQIEPALKALKKEMATGGLFKEMKRRAYYEKPSVRRKRKQAEARKRRRRAARRSHGD; encoded by the coding sequence ATGAAGATCGAGGTATTCGACAACCAGATCGAGCCCGCGCTCAAGGCGCTCAAGAAAGAGATGGCCACCGGAGGCCTGTTCAAGGAGATGAAGCGACGGGCCTACTATGAGAAGCCTTCAGTGAGGCGGAAGCGCAAGCAAGCCGAGGCCCGGAAGCGGCGGCGACGGGCGGCCCGGCGCTCGCATGGCGACTAG
- a CDS encoding RNA-binding protein: protein MFVGNLSFQTTAQQLTQFLSAAGNVVGVHLPSDRETGQPRGFAFVEFSSEAEAADAIRLFNDRDLDGRKLRVNMADDRPPRAGGFRTDRPSGSFGAGSRGDGAPPPSKRPFRSKGSRRGIRARKRSL, encoded by the coding sequence ATCTTCGTAGGCAACCTGAGCTTCCAGACGACCGCGCAGCAGCTCACGCAGTTCCTGTCGGCGGCAGGCAACGTCGTAGGGGTCCACCTTCCCAGCGATCGCGAGACGGGCCAGCCTCGTGGTTTCGCGTTCGTGGAGTTTTCGAGCGAGGCCGAGGCGGCCGACGCCATCCGGCTCTTCAACGATCGGGACCTCGATGGCCGGAAGCTGCGGGTCAACATGGCCGACGATCGGCCGCCGCGGGCCGGCGGCTTTCGCACCGATCGGCCCTCCGGCTCCTTCGGCGCGGGCTCCCGCGGCGACGGTGCCCCGCCGCCCTCGAAGAGGCCGTTCAGGAGCAAGGGGAGCCGCCGCGGCATCCGGGCGCGCAAGCGGAGCCTCTGA
- a CDS encoding hydantoinase B/oxoprolinase family protein: MSLEGAVIDPITLEVVREALSSIVREMRVTLVRTAYSSIIYEGEDFSCVLMSEDAEIVAMSRGQDHPLHIVPIAWSMRAVREKFGEDIHPGDIFLHNDPYTGGTHLNDVAMIYPLFAEGRLFLCPVVRAHWGDVGGMTAGSLSGAVTEIYQEGIRIPPIKIVQRGRPDQAALDLLFANMRVSRDREGDFRAMLGTCRKAAERVEALIARYGIAPLRACVVELLDRAERRMRRKIRELPDGEYRYEAYLEGGRQRLEPIRIRARLVVAGDAVTVDLSGSAPQTAGPTNVGPAMAPTGAFTILKAFLDPGGEINSGALRPITVLAPEGTVVNARLPAPCGGMVEIKYAVESAVMGALAQAIAGKVTGDLKGGGNHCYVGGVDPRAGATFIFYEYPAGGTGAFEGGDGNNAVRAFTESDMTTIQPVEAVEQKYPLRVERTALRVDSGGDGRWRGGLGLRREIRVLAPGAQLSVLSERNLLPPYGVCGGRPGAPNRFYVLRDGAAIEPSPLPGKVSGFPLQAGDVVVMESSGGGGYGDPLERDLGVAARDVAEGLVSLERADAAYGLVLRGGAIDADATRDRRARLARARPWLVVRVRPPGHTPDAVSHLVIRLGGAAAARLGVTGGAVVELVNPRGAPLRAWVDVAPGDDRDHGELPTDALAILGVPDGAAVEVRLLRPAPADGSAE; encoded by the coding sequence GTGAGCCTGGAGGGCGCGGTGATCGATCCCATCACGCTCGAGGTCGTCCGCGAGGCCCTGTCCTCGATCGTGCGCGAGATGCGCGTGACCCTCGTACGGACCGCCTACTCCTCCATCATCTACGAGGGCGAGGACTTCTCCTGCGTGCTGATGAGTGAGGACGCCGAGATCGTCGCGATGTCCCGCGGACAGGACCACCCGCTCCACATCGTGCCCATCGCCTGGTCGATGCGGGCCGTGCGCGAGAAGTTCGGCGAGGACATCCACCCGGGCGACATCTTCCTCCACAACGATCCCTACACGGGCGGGACGCATCTGAACGACGTCGCCATGATCTATCCCTTGTTCGCCGAGGGCCGCCTCTTCCTCTGCCCCGTCGTCCGGGCCCACTGGGGCGACGTGGGCGGGATGACCGCCGGGAGCCTCTCCGGCGCCGTGACGGAGATCTACCAGGAGGGGATCCGCATCCCGCCGATCAAGATCGTTCAGCGGGGGCGCCCCGACCAGGCAGCGCTCGATCTGCTGTTTGCGAACATGCGGGTCTCGCGGGACCGGGAAGGGGACTTCCGGGCCATGCTCGGGACCTGCCGCAAGGCGGCCGAGCGGGTCGAGGCGCTCATCGCGCGGTACGGGATTGCGCCACTACGGGCGTGCGTGGTCGAGCTGCTCGACCGCGCCGAGCGGCGGATGCGCCGGAAGATCCGGGAGCTGCCGGACGGCGAGTACCGTTACGAGGCCTACCTCGAAGGCGGCCGCCAGCGGCTCGAGCCCATCCGGATCCGTGCGCGCCTGGTCGTCGCCGGCGACGCGGTGACCGTCGACCTGTCCGGCTCCGCGCCCCAGACGGCCGGGCCGACCAACGTGGGTCCCGCCATGGCGCCCACCGGCGCGTTCACGATCCTCAAGGCGTTCCTCGATCCCGGCGGCGAGATCAACTCGGGCGCGCTGCGGCCCATCACCGTCCTCGCCCCCGAGGGCACGGTCGTCAACGCGCGGCTGCCGGCGCCGTGCGGCGGGATGGTGGAGATCAAGTACGCGGTGGAGTCGGCGGTGATGGGGGCGCTCGCCCAGGCCATCGCGGGGAAGGTGACGGGCGACCTCAAAGGGGGCGGGAACCACTGCTACGTGGGCGGCGTCGACCCGCGCGCGGGGGCGACGTTCATCTTCTACGAGTACCCGGCCGGTGGGACCGGCGCGTTCGAAGGCGGCGACGGGAACAACGCCGTGCGCGCGTTCACCGAGAGCGACATGACGACGATCCAGCCCGTCGAGGCGGTCGAGCAGAAGTATCCGCTCCGCGTGGAGCGGACGGCGCTGCGTGTCGACTCGGGCGGCGACGGGCGGTGGCGAGGTGGCCTCGGCCTGCGCCGCGAGATCCGCGTGCTCGCGCCGGGCGCGCAGCTCTCGGTCCTCTCGGAACGGAACCTGCTCCCGCCCTACGGCGTCTGCGGCGGCCGGCCGGGCGCCCCGAACCGGTTCTACGTCCTCCGCGACGGAGCGGCGATCGAGCCCTCCCCGCTGCCGGGCAAGGTCAGCGGCTTCCCCTTGCAGGCGGGCGACGTCGTGGTGATGGAGAGCTCAGGGGGTGGCGGCTATGGCGATCCGCTGGAGCGCGATCTCGGGGTGGCGGCGCGCGACGTCGCCGAGGGGCTCGTGAGCCTCGAGCGGGCCGACGCGGCCTACGGGCTGGTGCTTCGAGGCGGCGCCATCGACGCGGATGCGACGCGCGATCGTCGGGCGCGCCTGGCCCGCGCCCGCCCCTGGCTCGTGGTGCGGGTGCGGCCGCCCGGCCACACCCCGGACGCCGTCAGCCACCTCGTGATCCGCCTCGGCGGCGCTGCCGCCGCCCGCCTCGGCGTCACCGGCGGCGCCGTGGTCGAGCTGGTCAACCCGCGCGGCGCTCCCCTCCGGGCGTGGGTCGACGTCGCGCCGGGCGACGACCGCGACCACGGCGAGCTGCCGACCGACGCGCTGGCGATCCTCGGCGTCCCCGACGGCGCCGCCGTCGAGGTCCGGCTACTCCGCCCGGCGCCGGCCGACGGATCCGCGGAATAG
- a CDS encoding hydantoinase/oxoprolinase family protein, which yields MMVVGIDVGGTFTDVTAVDDATGAVRLTKIPSAPRDEARPVLKGLAELAIALPAVRRIVHGTTVGTNAILERRGARVALVTTAGFRDLIEIGRTKRNIPALFDPTFVRPKPLVPRPLRFEVDERILHDGSVARPLGRAELESVVARLAPLEPEAFAVCGLHAYANPAHEQAVGEALRQAFPGRPVSLSSEVVPEYREFERFSTTVLNAYVQPLMDRYLDALERELIAAGSRTGVLTVGSNGGALTLAMARRLPIKTVASGPAAGVSRAVAVGRRAGIRDLVTYDMGGTSTDVCLVQDLAPLVTTDTLIAAFPVKIPQVDIKSVGAGGGSLAWVDVDGALQVGPRSAGADPGPACYGLGGLEATVTDADILLGRIGTARPLGGAIRLDPGLSRRAFERLAVRVPGLDPPRLAEGVIRIAVARMTASIREITLQRGHDPRDFTLVAFGGAGPMHAGPVAEELGMTRILVPAYPGNFSALGLLASDIKLDAVRTRITRLAEAELPALGAAFAAMRADAAARLAAEGFGLEAMGFETALDLRYVGQAFELTVPVDPPSLTVTGAAADFHARHLAMYGHADAAGAVEIVNLRLVAYGVVAKPDLLPYGARAGGPEEARIEVRPVHFEGELVACPVYQRERLGPGVRLAGPAIVEEFGATTVLFPHWHATVDPVANLLLERSP from the coding sequence ATGATGGTCGTGGGGATCGACGTCGGCGGCACGTTCACCGACGTGACCGCGGTCGACGACGCGACGGGAGCGGTCCGCCTGACGAAGATCCCCTCCGCTCCCCGGGACGAGGCCCGCCCGGTGCTGAAGGGGCTCGCGGAGCTCGCCATCGCGCTCCCCGCCGTGCGTCGGATCGTGCACGGCACCACCGTCGGCACCAATGCCATCCTCGAGCGCCGCGGCGCGCGGGTGGCGCTGGTCACGACCGCGGGCTTCCGCGACCTCATCGAGATCGGCCGGACCAAGCGCAACATCCCGGCCCTTTTCGACCCCACCTTCGTCCGCCCCAAGCCCCTGGTGCCCCGGCCGCTCCGCTTCGAGGTCGACGAGCGGATCCTCCACGACGGGAGCGTCGCGCGACCGCTGGGCCGGGCCGAGCTCGAGAGCGTGGTGGCCCGCCTGGCGCCGCTCGAGCCCGAGGCGTTCGCCGTGTGCGGTCTCCACGCTTACGCCAACCCGGCCCACGAGCAGGCGGTGGGCGAGGCGCTCCGCCAGGCGTTCCCCGGGCGGCCGGTCTCGCTCTCCTCGGAGGTCGTCCCGGAGTACCGGGAGTTCGAGCGCTTCTCGACGACGGTCCTGAACGCCTACGTCCAGCCGCTCATGGACCGCTACCTCGACGCGCTCGAGCGCGAGCTGATCGCCGCCGGCTCCCGCACGGGCGTCCTGACCGTCGGCTCGAACGGCGGCGCCCTGACCCTCGCCATGGCGCGGCGGCTGCCGATCAAGACCGTCGCCTCGGGCCCCGCGGCCGGGGTGAGCCGGGCGGTGGCCGTGGGGCGGCGGGCGGGGATCCGGGACCTGGTCACCTACGACATGGGCGGGACCAGCACCGACGTCTGCCTGGTTCAGGATCTGGCGCCGCTCGTGACGACCGACACCCTGATCGCCGCCTTTCCCGTGAAGATCCCGCAGGTGGACATCAAGAGCGTCGGGGCCGGGGGCGGGAGCCTGGCCTGGGTGGACGTGGACGGCGCGCTCCAGGTCGGCCCCCGGTCGGCGGGGGCCGACCCGGGGCCGGCGTGCTATGGGCTGGGGGGCCTCGAGGCCACGGTGACCGATGCCGACATCCTCCTCGGCCGCATCGGCACCGCCCGGCCGCTCGGCGGCGCGATCCGGCTCGATCCCGGACTGTCCCGCCGGGCCTTCGAGCGCCTGGCCGTCCGGGTGCCGGGGCTCGACCCCCCCCGGCTGGCGGAGGGCGTGATCCGCATCGCCGTGGCGCGGATGACCGCCTCGATCCGCGAGATCACGCTCCAGCGTGGCCATGACCCGCGCGACTTCACGCTGGTGGCCTTCGGCGGCGCCGGCCCGATGCACGCCGGTCCGGTCGCCGAAGAGCTCGGGATGACGCGGATCCTCGTCCCCGCCTATCCCGGCAACTTCTCGGCGCTCGGGCTCCTCGCCTCCGACATCAAGCTCGACGCCGTGCGAACCCGGATCACCCGGCTCGCCGAGGCCGAGCTTCCCGCGCTCGGGGCGGCCTTCGCCGCGATGCGGGCCGACGCGGCGGCGCGCCTCGCCGCCGAGGGCTTTGGCCTCGAGGCCATGGGCTTCGAGACGGCGCTCGACCTCCGCTACGTCGGCCAGGCCTTCGAGCTCACGGTACCGGTCGATCCGCCATCGCTGACCGTGACCGGCGCGGCCGCGGATTTCCACGCCCGCCACCTCGCGATGTACGGCCACGCCGACGCGGCGGGCGCCGTGGAGATCGTGAACCTCCGGCTCGTCGCCTACGGCGTGGTGGCGAAGCCCGACCTGCTGCCGTACGGCGCGAGAGCCGGCGGCCCGGAGGAAGCCCGGATCGAGGTCCGTCCGGTCCACTTCGAGGGCGAGCTCGTCGCCTGCCCGGTCTATCAACGGGAGCGCCTCGGGCCGGGGGTCCGGCTGGCCGGGCCGGCGATCGTCGAGGAGTTCGGCGCCACGACGGTACTGTTCCCCCACTGGCACGCGACGGTCGATCCCGTCGCCAACCTGCTGCTCGAGCGGTCGCCGTGA
- a CDS encoding YncE family protein, with protein MPPVPDPANLYSETRAGKLSPAVVTALARVYVPNLQSNEVYVIDPAIRRVVDRFRVGVNPQHVVPSYDLKTLWVTNNAEGRTDGSLTPVDPTTGRPGKAIPVDDPYNMYFTPDGRSAIVVAEALKRLDFRDPQTMALQASLAVPQCGGINHADFSIDGRFAIFTCEFQGSLAKVDLVNRAVVGYLKLSKGGMPQDIRISPDGRTFFVADMRAGGVFLVGGQAFTELGFIKTGVGTHGLYPSRDGTKLYVTNRGSTHVHGPRRGPGTVSVLDFATRALVATWPIPGGGSPDMGNVSADGKTLWLSGRYDDVVYAIDTESGEVTSIPVGKEPHGLTVWPQPGRYSLGHTGNMR; from the coding sequence ATGCCCCCGGTGCCCGACCCGGCTAACCTCTACAGCGAGACGCGGGCCGGGAAGCTGAGCCCGGCGGTCGTGACCGCCCTCGCGCGCGTCTACGTGCCCAACCTGCAGTCGAATGAAGTGTACGTGATCGATCCGGCGATCCGCCGGGTGGTCGATCGGTTCCGGGTGGGCGTGAACCCGCAGCACGTCGTGCCCTCGTACGATCTCAAGACCCTCTGGGTCACCAACAACGCGGAGGGGCGGACCGACGGGAGCCTCACGCCGGTCGACCCGACGACCGGCCGGCCGGGCAAGGCCATCCCGGTCGACGACCCGTACAACATGTACTTCACGCCGGATGGCCGGTCGGCGATCGTGGTCGCCGAGGCACTCAAGCGCCTCGACTTCCGCGACCCGCAGACGATGGCGCTCCAGGCGTCACTAGCGGTGCCGCAGTGCGGGGGCATCAACCACGCGGACTTCTCGATCGACGGACGCTTCGCGATCTTCACCTGCGAGTTCCAGGGCAGCCTGGCGAAGGTCGACCTCGTGAACCGCGCGGTCGTCGGCTATCTGAAGCTCTCGAAAGGCGGCATGCCCCAGGACATCCGGATCTCACCCGACGGCCGGACCTTCTTCGTCGCCGACATGCGGGCCGGCGGAGTGTTCCTCGTCGGCGGCCAGGCCTTCACCGAGCTCGGCTTCATCAAGACCGGGGTCGGCACGCACGGCCTCTACCCGAGCCGGGACGGGACCAAGCTCTACGTCACCAACCGCGGCTCGACGCACGTGCACGGGCCCCGGCGCGGCCCGGGCACCGTCTCCGTGCTCGATTTCGCCACCCGCGCCCTCGTGGCCACGTGGCCCATCCCGGGAGGCGGCAGCCCGGACATGGGGAACGTCAGCGCGGACGGCAAGACCCTGTGGCTCTCGGGCCGGTACGACGACGTCGTCTACGCGATCGATACCGAGTCGGGTGAGGTCACGAGTATCCCGGTGGGCAAGGAGCCGCACGGTCTCACGGTATGGCCCCAGCCCGGCCGCTACTCGCTCGGCCATACCGGCAACATGCGTTAG
- a CDS encoding creatininase family protein: MATCLLAALARPGFTQPPETVFLEELTWTELRDLVRTGKTTIILPIGGTEQSGPHVALGKHNVRVKALAGRIAQRLGTALVGPVMAYVPEGALDPPSGHMRFPGTISVPDDVFRRVLESAVRSLRLHGFREVVLLGDHGSTQAGQRAVATRLNREWAGTPVRVHAVEEYYRASTAGVHALLKARGHRDEELGRHAGLADTALMLAVDPRLVRMGRWPGGAGRPDVDGVDGDPSRASAELGQPAIELIVTRTLDAIRQSIAHR, translated from the coding sequence GTGGCCACGTGCCTGCTCGCCGCCTTGGCGCGGCCCGGCTTCACCCAGCCGCCCGAGACGGTCTTCCTCGAGGAGTTGACGTGGACGGAGCTTCGGGACCTCGTGCGGACCGGCAAGACGACCATCATCCTGCCGATCGGGGGCACCGAACAGAGCGGACCGCACGTGGCGCTGGGGAAACACAACGTGCGGGTCAAGGCGCTGGCGGGGCGGATCGCGCAACGGCTCGGCACCGCGCTGGTCGGCCCGGTGATGGCGTACGTGCCGGAAGGGGCCCTCGATCCGCCCAGCGGCCACATGCGCTTTCCGGGGACGATCAGCGTGCCCGACGACGTGTTCCGGCGTGTGCTCGAGTCGGCGGTGCGAAGCCTGCGGCTCCATGGCTTTCGAGAGGTGGTACTCCTCGGCGATCACGGGTCCACCCAGGCCGGCCAGCGGGCGGTGGCGACGCGGCTGAACCGTGAGTGGGCGGGGACGCCGGTTCGGGTGCACGCCGTCGAGGAATACTATCGGGCGTCGACGGCCGGAGTTCATGCGCTGCTCAAGGCCCGCGGGCACCGGGACGAGGAACTCGGCCGCCATGCCGGGCTCGCGGATACGGCGTTGATGCTGGCCGTCGACCCTCGCCTGGTGCGGATGGGCCGGTGGCCGGGTGGAGCCGGCCGGCCCGACGTGGATGGGGTCGACGGCGATCCGAGCCGGGCGAGCGCCGAGCTCGGCCAGCCCGCAATCGAGCTGATCGTGACCCGCACGCTCGACGCGATCCGGCAGTCGATCGCGCACCGATGA
- a CDS encoding ABC transporter substrate-binding protein, with product MRWQRMLGALGLTLILVALMPPASAQDVVKLAIVAEITGGGAPSGTMWRDGVILAVEDINKKGGILGRRLESLVMDTQSDPPTSVAVMRRAINEHPLAVMGTVYSSSTVANMEIARQAGIPQISGSESVLVVQKGNPNIFLTSFSQQVGFAKLVRWLVEDLKADKIALIYVNNAFGRGGREMLLKFLKDRGKSVLADISTEVQQADFTPELTRVRASGATHLMVYNHEEENARIMIQLRKLALNVEAVGDNLCAQTTVDAGGEAMNGAKCHVPMTALSPVPSMVEVGRRLQEKYGRVPDHNAFKAYIGTHMLKAAIERVGAFDQAKVRDCLHNNLFTAAEEPGLLMDVYVDEKGDADRASFIVEVQNRQSKVIKVVPMLGGPYTKRPCR from the coding sequence ATGCGATGGCAACGGATGCTGGGAGCGCTCGGACTGACCCTGATCCTCGTGGCCCTGATGCCGCCGGCGTCGGCCCAGGACGTGGTGAAGCTCGCCATCGTGGCCGAGATCACGGGCGGCGGGGCGCCCTCGGGAACCATGTGGCGCGACGGGGTCATCCTGGCGGTGGAGGACATCAACAAGAAGGGGGGCATCCTGGGGCGACGCCTGGAGAGCCTCGTCATGGATACCCAGTCGGATCCCCCCACCTCGGTGGCGGTGATGCGCCGCGCCATCAACGAGCACCCCCTCGCCGTCATGGGCACGGTGTACAGCTCCAGCACCGTGGCCAACATGGAGATCGCCCGCCAGGCCGGCATCCCGCAGATCAGCGGGTCGGAGTCGGTGCTCGTCGTGCAGAAGGGGAATCCGAACATCTTCCTGACGTCCTTCAGCCAGCAGGTCGGGTTCGCCAAGCTGGTTCGCTGGCTGGTGGAGGATCTCAAGGCGGACAAGATCGCGCTGATCTACGTGAACAACGCCTTCGGCCGGGGCGGCCGGGAGATGCTCCTGAAGTTCCTCAAGGACCGCGGCAAGTCGGTGCTGGCCGACATCTCCACCGAGGTGCAGCAGGCGGACTTCACCCCGGAGCTGACGCGGGTGCGGGCCTCGGGGGCCACGCACCTCATGGTCTACAACCACGAGGAGGAGAACGCGCGGATCATGATCCAGCTCCGCAAGCTGGCCCTCAACGTCGAGGCGGTCGGTGACAACCTCTGCGCCCAGACCACCGTGGACGCGGGCGGCGAGGCGATGAACGGCGCCAAGTGCCACGTCCCGATGACGGCGCTCTCCCCGGTCCCGAGCATGGTGGAGGTGGGCCGGCGGCTCCAGGAGAAGTACGGACGGGTCCCCGATCACAACGCATTCAAGGCCTACATCGGTACCCACATGCTCAAAGCGGCGATCGAGCGGGTGGGCGCATTCGATCAGGCCAAGGTCCGGGATTGCCTTCACAACAACCTGTTCACGGCGGCCGAGGAGCCCGGGCTGCTCATGGACGTGTACGTGGACGAGAAGGGAGACGCCGACCGGGCCAGCTTCATCGTCGAGGTGCAGAACCGGCAGTCGAAGGTCATCAAGGTCGTGCCCATGCTGGGCGGGCCCTACACCAAGCGGCCCTGCCGCTAG